The window CCCGTCCTCGTCCACGGCGGCGGGCCCATGATCAATACAATGCTGGACCGTCTCGCCATTCCGACGGAATTCAAGGGCGGCCGCCGCGTCACCACACCGGATGTCATGGAAGTGGTGGAGATGGTGCTGTCGGGCTCGGTCAACAAGCGCATCGTGCAAGCCATCAATGCCCAAGGCGGCAAGGCCGTCGGCCTGTCCGGAAAGGATGCCAACCTCATGATCTGCGATCGCCTGCCCGGACCGGGCGGGGAAGATATCGGCCTCGTCGGGAACCCCAAGAAGATAAACCCAGCGGTGCTCAAGTCCTTCCTCGACAGCGATTTCATCCCGGTTGTCGCCCCGCTCGGCGTCGGCGAACACGGCGAAACCTACAACGTCAACGGCGATACCGCCGCCGGTGCTATTGCCGCCGCCATGCACGCCGACCGTTTTCTGCTTCTCACCGACGTCGCCGGCGTCAAGGACAAGGACGGCGATGTGATCACCCATCTCACCGCCGATCACGTGCGCAAGCTGACGGAGGACGGCACGATTTCGGGCGGCATGATCCCCAAAACGGAAACCGCGCTCGCGGCATTGGAGGGTGGCACACGCGCCGTTGTAATTCTCGACGGCCGCACTCCCCATGCCTGTCTGCTGGAATTGTTCACCGAACACGGCGCAGGCTCGCTGATCAGGCTCTGAACAACATAGCCTCACAGCACCTGGTCCCGCTCCTGCCCTGCCGCTCGACAAATACGATCCGGCACACGGGAACCTTTCACCTCCGCTGGCGTTACCTCCTGTGAACTGAACAGCAGCACGCAGCGGTAAAACGGATGCTGGAAACTTTGACAGGGAAACTATTTGCCTGCCGCTGCGGTCGGTTGATTTCCCCATTCCGATCAGATGTAACTCCTGACGCACCGCCTTTGTGGCACACTAGGGGGCGGGCAACGAATGGATGATTTTCAAAGCCTTGGCGACACTGTCGACCGATTGAGAAAAATCTCCCAAGGCAGTGAGGCTGTCTCCGCCGATGACGTGACCAAAGCCCTCGGCGATCGCGGCATACTCCCCATCATTTTCACCGTTGCCTTGGTGGCAGCGACTCCCCTGTCGGGCATCCCCGGCGTCTCGGTTGTCTGCGGCCTTCTCATTGCCCTGTTCTCGTTCGAACTTATCTTCGGTTTCAGCCAGGTCTACCTTCCGTCGCGTTTCAGGCGTCGCTCTATTGAGGCCGAAAGGCTCAGCGGTGCGCTCGAACGGGTGATGCCCGTACTCGAATGGCTGGATCGGCATACCTCACGCCGGTTGTCCTTCCTGTTCCATCGGCCCGTCGTCTGGATCCCACAGGTGCTGTGCCTGTTCACCGGTATGGCCATGCCTATGCTTGAGGTCGTGCCCTTTTCGTCTTCAATCGGCGCCATTGGTGTATGCCTGCTCGTCGTTGCCATGATGACTGGCGATGGCTTGTTTTTCCTGCTGGCAATCCTGCCCTATGCCGGGCTTGCCTACTTCGTAAGCCGGGTCATCGGATGAAGCGAGGCTGCCTGATCGGCGTAACTCTCTGCCTTGCAGGCTGCGGTGGTCCGCAATCCGTACTTGATCCCGCCGGTCGGGATGCTGAAGTGCTGGCCAACCTGTTCTGGGTCATGCTCGCAGGTGCCGTGGTGCTCTGGCTTTTGATCAACGGACTGATCCACTACGTCACCCGCATCGCCCCCCGTCCTCTCGGCAAACGCCACGCCGAAACGCTGATTATCGGCGGAGGAGTCGTCTTCCCCACGGTCGTCCTCGCCGCATTGCTGACCTATGCGCTGTCGGAAATGCCCAGCCAGCGCGCTCTCGGCGAAGGGTTGACCGTCCACATCACCGGTCACCAGTTCTGGTGGCGGGTGGAATATCTACCTGATGGAGCGGAAGAACCTGTCGTCTCTGCCAACGAAATCCGCCTGCCGACAGGAAGCCGGTCCGAACTGCAACTGGATGCGGACCGGGTCATCCATTCCTTCTGGATCCCTGCCCTCGGAGGCAAGACAGATATGATACCGGGCCGCCGAACCCGCATGTCGCTGGAGCCGACCTTGCCCGGAACCTACCGCGGCCAATGCACGGAGTTCTGTGGCGACGGCCACGCGTTCATGGCTTTCGGTGCCGTCGTCATGACGCCCGAAGACTTCTCCGCTTGGCTGGAAGCGGAGGCCGCACCGGCCATGCCGCCAGAATCCGCCGAAGCCCGGCGCGGCGCGGCGGCGTTCCTCTCCGAAGGCTGTGGTGGCTGTCATGCAGTCCGCGGCACAGTCGCCGCAGCGCAGGTCGGGCCGGACCTGACCCACCTTGCAGCCCGCAGCACGCTTGCCGCCGGGATCCTGCCGATGGAACGCGCGGCCATCCGTGAATGGATCGCCGCGCCGGAAGATTTCAAGCCCGGCGTGGAAATGCCTGGTTACGATCACCTCCCGCCGGAGGACCTCGACGCCTTGGCGGCCTATCTCATGGGGCTCAGATGACCGATAAGCATGATCCGAACGTGCCCGTCGGCGAACCGGTGCCGGAAGCCAGCCCCAGTGGCATCTATCCGCCCACCCAGGAAATGCTGGATCAGCCGGTTCCCGAAAATCTCCGTCGCGCCCGTGCCGAAGAGTTGCGCGCCGCATGGGAAACGCCGCGCGGCTGGCGATACATTTCCGCTGTGAACAACACCGAGGTCGGGGTCTGGTACGCACTTACTGCCTTCGGCTTCATGCTGTGTGCCGGGGTGCTGGCACTGCTGTTGCGCGTTCAACTGGCGGTGCCCGAGAATGATTTTCTAGATGCCGACCGGTTCAACCAGTTCTTCACGATGCATGGTTCGGCGATGATGTTTCTTTTCGCCGTGCCAATGTTCGAGGCAATCTCGATCCTGCTTCTTCCCGGCTTTCTCGGCGCGCGCGACATGCCATTCCCGCGGCTCTCGGCCTATGGCTACTGGTCGTTCCTGATCGGCGGCATTTTCGTGCTCGGTTCAATCCTGTTCGACTCTTCACCAAAATCCGGCTGGTTCATGTATCCGCCGCTGGCAACTGAACAGGAGGGCGTGGGGCCGGACATCTGGTTGCTCGGCCTCTCGTTCATAGAGGTCGCCTCCATTGCCGCCGCCGTGGAACTGATCGTCGGCACCGTCAAATGTCGACCGCCGGGAATGCGGATCAACCTCATGCCACTCTATGCCTGGTACGTGCTGGTCGTCGGCGTGATGATCCTCTTCGCCTTTCCGCCGCTCATTGCTGGCGATTTCCTTTTTGAATTGCAACGCTCGATGGACTGGCCTTTCTTCGACCCGGACCGGGGCGGCGACCCGCTCCTCTGGCAGCACCTTTTCTGGATTTTCGGACATCCGGAAGTCTACATCGTCTTCCTGCCCTCAATCGCCATCGCCGCT of the Algicella marina genome contains:
- the argB gene encoding acetylglutamate kinase, producing MEKSAAMKRDWIATARTLSEALPYLQRYDGAIVVIKFGGNAMGDDEAMESFARDIVLMKQCRLQPVLVHGGGPMINTMLDRLAIPTEFKGGRRVTTPDVMEVVEMVLSGSVNKRIVQAINAQGGKAVGLSGKDANLMICDRLPGPGGEDIGLVGNPKKINPAVLKSFLDSDFIPVVAPLGVGEHGETYNVNGDTAAGAIAAAMHADRFLLLTDVAGVKDKDGDVITHLTADHVRKLTEDGTISGGMIPKTETALAALEGGTRAVVILDGRTPHACLLELFTEHGAGSLIRL
- a CDS encoding exopolysaccharide biosynthesis protein, translated to MDDFQSLGDTVDRLRKISQGSEAVSADDVTKALGDRGILPIIFTVALVAATPLSGIPGVSVVCGLLIALFSFELIFGFSQVYLPSRFRRRSIEAERLSGALERVMPVLEWLDRHTSRRLSFLFHRPVVWIPQVLCLFTGMAMPMLEVVPFSSSIGAIGVCLLVVAMMTGDGLFFLLAILPYAGLAYFVSRVIG
- a CDS encoding cytochrome c oxidase subunit II, producing MKRGCLIGVTLCLAGCGGPQSVLDPAGRDAEVLANLFWVMLAGAVVLWLLINGLIHYVTRIAPRPLGKRHAETLIIGGGVVFPTVVLAALLTYALSEMPSQRALGEGLTVHITGHQFWWRVEYLPDGAEEPVVSANEIRLPTGSRSELQLDADRVIHSFWIPALGGKTDMIPGRRTRMSLEPTLPGTYRGQCTEFCGDGHAFMAFGAVVMTPEDFSAWLEAEAAPAMPPESAEARRGAAAFLSEGCGGCHAVRGTVAAAQVGPDLTHLAARSTLAAGILPMERAAIREWIAAPEDFKPGVEMPGYDHLPPEDLDALAAYLMGLR